One part of the Candidatus Rokuibacteriota bacterium genome encodes these proteins:
- the rplS gene encoding 50S ribosomal protein L19, with amino-acid sequence MSAIRVVEASQLKKDRGNFAPGDTVKVNVKVVEGEKERTQAFEGVVIRKRGEGTSASFTVRRVSYGVGVERTFPLHSPRIEKVQVVRRSQVRRSKLYYLRELAGKAARLKERRTQVATPGE; translated from the coding sequence ATGAGCGCGATTCGTGTCGTCGAAGCGAGCCAGCTCAAGAAGGACCGGGGGAACTTCGCCCCCGGCGACACCGTCAAGGTGAACGTGAAGGTCGTCGAGGGGGAGAAGGAGCGCACCCAGGCGTTCGAGGGCGTCGTGATCCGGAAGCGCGGCGAGGGCACCAGCGCGTCGTTCACGGTGCGGCGGGTCTCGTACGGCGTGGGGGTCGAGCGGACATTCCCGCTCCACTCGCCCCGCATCGAGAAGGTCCAGGTGGTCCGGCGGAGCCAGGTGCGTCGCTCCAAGCTCTACTACCTCCGCGAGCTTGCGGGCAAGGCCGCCCGCCTGAAGGAGCGGCGGACCCAGGTCGCCACGCCCGGCGAGTAA
- a CDS encoding ferritin-like domain-containing protein yields MTTAQTAAARRISYQLDTLWDFDYEPTHAELESLYETAKKNQWNGSTAIDWSRPIGREGPVLNVGMAFQGTNFFSRLTEEEQKEVEIKVSSWRLSQFLHGEQGALLVASQLVNPVPELDCKLYASTQVVDEGRHVEVFERYVKKLHKIYPVDPLLKGLIDEILASELWELKLLGMQMLIEGLAIAAFNVMRRQTGDPTLAALLDYVLQDEGRHVSFGYFALKRSIPLMEPTRRDYLEDFALKACDAMYGRDEHTGFRSIRNVWNEMGWDGEAIWLDTIRHSQTLKVFNRFLFTEVLIPRLQRLGLMSPRVEPRYREIGLLE; encoded by the coding sequence ATGACAACCGCCCAGACGGCTGCGGCCCGCCGCATCTCCTACCAGCTCGACACACTCTGGGACTTCGACTACGAGCCCACCCACGCGGAGCTCGAGTCGCTCTACGAGACCGCCAAGAAGAACCAGTGGAACGGCTCCACCGCCATCGACTGGAGCCGGCCGATCGGCCGGGAGGGGCCGGTTCTGAACGTGGGGATGGCGTTCCAGGGGACCAACTTCTTCTCCCGTCTCACGGAGGAGGAGCAGAAGGAGGTGGAGATCAAGGTTTCGTCCTGGCGCCTCTCCCAGTTTCTCCACGGCGAGCAGGGGGCGCTTCTCGTGGCGAGCCAGCTCGTGAACCCGGTCCCCGAGCTGGACTGCAAGCTCTACGCCTCGACCCAGGTGGTGGACGAGGGCCGGCACGTGGAGGTCTTCGAGCGGTACGTGAAAAAGCTCCACAAGATCTACCCGGTGGACCCGCTGCTCAAGGGGCTCATCGACGAGATCCTGGCCTCGGAGCTCTGGGAGCTGAAGCTCCTCGGGATGCAGATGCTCATCGAGGGGCTCGCCATCGCCGCCTTCAACGTCATGCGGCGGCAGACCGGCGATCCCACGCTGGCGGCCCTCCTTGACTATGTGCTCCAGGACGAGGGGCGCCACGTGAGCTTCGGCTACTTCGCCCTTAAGCGCTCGATCCCCCTCATGGAGCCGACCAGGCGCGACTACCTGGAAGACTTTGCCCTCAAGGCGTGCGATGCCATGTACGGCCGGGACGAGCACACCGGCTTCCGCTCCATCCGGAACGTCTGGAACGAGATGGGCTGGGACGGCGAGGCGATCTGGCTGGACACGATCAGGCACTCGCAGACGCTGAAGGTGTTCAACCGGTTCCTCTTCACCGAGGTCCTGATCCCGCGCCTCCAGCGGCTGGGGCTCATGTCCCCCCGCGTCGAGCCGCGCTATCGGGAAATCGGGCTCCTCGAGTGA
- a CDS encoding YraN family protein — MDWRRVVGRRGEAEAARFLKQRGFVILEQNVRSRLGEIDLVARDRGTVVFVEVKARRAGQGDPPEAAVTPRKQGRLGRLAQGYLKAKGLGEARCRFDVVAVTLDRDASVAAIRHIPGAFTL; from the coding sequence GTGGACTGGCGGCGTGTGGTGGGCCGGCGGGGCGAGGCCGAGGCCGCCCGCTTCCTCAAGCAGCGGGGCTTCGTCATTCTCGAACAGAACGTGCGCTCGCGCCTGGGGGAGATCGACCTGGTGGCCCGTGACAGGGGCACGGTCGTGTTCGTCGAGGTGAAGGCGCGGCGGGCCGGTCAGGGCGATCCCCCGGAGGCTGCGGTCACGCCGCGCAAGCAGGGACGGCTCGGGCGCCTCGCCCAGGGCTACCTGAAGGCGAAAGGGCTCGGAGAGGCGCGCTGCCGCTTCGATGTGGTCGCGGTCACGCTCGACCGGGACGCGAGCGTCGCCGCGATCCGCCACATCCCGGGCGCGTTCACGCTCTGA
- the trmD gene encoding tRNA (guanosine(37)-N1)-methyltransferase TrmD: MKIDVVTLFPGMLAGPLEESILGRARARGLVEIRVVNLRDYAAGRHRVTDDYAFGGGGGMVLKPEPLFACVEALRGSGSRVILLDPQGRRFTQAVARQLAQESHLILVCGRYEGVDERVRAHLVDDEISIGDYVLTGGELPALVVADAVVRLLPGVLGNEAAPDQDSFTGGRLEHPQYTRSEEFRGLRVPDILLSGDHPRIARWRRVMALWRTFQRRPDLLETADLTPEEEKLLEAFKQGARPEDHV, from the coding sequence GTGAAGATCGACGTCGTGACGCTCTTCCCCGGCATGCTGGCCGGCCCGCTCGAGGAGTCGATCCTCGGCAGGGCCCGGGCGCGGGGGCTGGTCGAGATCCGCGTGGTGAACCTGCGCGACTACGCCGCCGGCCGGCACCGCGTGACGGATGACTACGCCTTCGGCGGGGGCGGCGGCATGGTGCTGAAGCCCGAGCCCCTCTTCGCCTGCGTTGAGGCGCTGCGCGGGTCCGGATCGCGAGTCATCCTGCTCGACCCTCAGGGCCGGCGCTTCACGCAGGCCGTGGCGCGGCAGCTCGCCCAGGAGTCGCACCTGATCCTCGTGTGCGGTCGCTACGAGGGCGTTGACGAGCGGGTGAGGGCGCACCTGGTGGACGATGAGATCTCGATCGGCGACTACGTCCTCACCGGCGGCGAGCTCCCCGCGCTGGTGGTCGCCGACGCCGTGGTCCGCCTCCTGCCCGGCGTCCTGGGGAACGAGGCCGCGCCGGATCAAGACTCGTTCACGGGGGGCCGCCTCGAGCATCCGCAGTACACGCGCTCGGAGGAGTTCCGCGGCCTGCGGGTTCCCGACATCCTCCTCTCGGGGGATCACCCGCGGATCGCCCGCTGGCGACGGGTGATGGCGCTCTGGCGCACGTTCCAGCGGCGGCCCGATCTCCTGGAGACCGCAGACCTGACCCCTGAGGAGGAGAAGCTGCTCGAAGCCTTCAAGCAGGGTGCGCGCCCTGAGGATCACGTGTAG
- a CDS encoding xanthine dehydrogenase family protein molybdopterin-binding subunit has product MADSVDSRYIGRPMKRVEDRRLVTGAGRFVDDFRLPGLVHVAFLRCPYAHARVRRLDVEAARKAPGVVAVVTGGEVRDLGPMPVNRIFRDMKVPPHPILAEGVVHALGVPVAAVAAESPYLARDAADLIEVDYEPLQPVVDPEAAVAPGAPVLFPELGTNRSFAHVWRHGDPEAAFASADRVVKLRVVQNRIASVAMEPRGILASFDPVTEELTIWTSTQAPFRMRAEIAAILGLSEGKVRAIAPEVGGGFGVKTAPYREDVLVAYLAVRLSRPVKWVATRTEDLLTTNHSRGGIGEGELAVTKDGKIAGLRGRVVYPLGTSLVNSAAVPPFNHARLLPGAYVIPACEIQATAAFTTTAPIGAYRGAGRPEAAFLIERLVDQAARALGMDPVEFRRKNFIPPDRFPFKTATGQVYDSGDYERAMDRALELAKHPELRRQQAEARARGELVGIGLSTYVEPCGLGWESGSIHVERTGAVTAVTGSSPHGQGHETTFAQVVADFLGVTPDDVVVRHGDTQATPQGFGTFGSRSVSLGGGALAKAAIEVREKGRRIAANLLEAALDDVVPAPGGFQVVGVPARRVSWKRVADAAYKGQALAPGDSPGLDATVFFQAEGEVWSFGTVVAVVRVERGTGKITLDKLVWVDDAGTIVNPLLTEGQIHGAFAQGFGQAFLEHVIYDADGQLLTGTLMEYAVPHAGDVPEPVLDKTVTPSPWNPLGAKGVGEGGCIAVPPAIVNAVVDALAPYGITHVDMPLTPEKVWRVIRRA; this is encoded by the coding sequence ATGGCTGACTCCGTTGATTCCCGGTACATCGGCCGCCCGATGAAGCGGGTGGAGGACCGCCGGCTCGTGACGGGCGCGGGGCGCTTCGTGGACGACTTCCGGCTTCCCGGCCTCGTCCACGTGGCCTTCCTCCGCTGCCCCTACGCCCATGCGCGGGTGCGGCGGCTCGACGTGGAGGCGGCGCGCAAGGCGCCCGGGGTGGTGGCCGTCGTCACCGGCGGCGAGGTCCGCGACCTGGGCCCGATGCCGGTGAACCGGATCTTCCGCGACATGAAGGTGCCGCCCCATCCGATCCTCGCCGAGGGCGTCGTCCACGCCCTGGGCGTGCCGGTCGCCGCGGTGGCCGCCGAGAGCCCGTACCTGGCGCGCGATGCCGCTGATCTGATCGAGGTCGACTACGAGCCGCTTCAGCCGGTCGTGGACCCGGAAGCGGCCGTAGCGCCCGGTGCCCCGGTGCTCTTTCCCGAGCTCGGGACCAACCGGTCCTTCGCCCACGTCTGGCGCCATGGAGATCCCGAAGCCGCGTTCGCGTCGGCGGATCGCGTCGTGAAGCTGCGTGTCGTCCAGAACCGGATCGCGAGCGTGGCGATGGAACCCCGGGGGATCCTCGCCTCCTTCGACCCCGTCACCGAGGAACTGACGATCTGGACCTCCACCCAGGCCCCGTTCAGAATGCGCGCCGAGATCGCGGCGATTCTCGGTCTTTCCGAAGGCAAAGTCCGCGCGATCGCTCCCGAGGTGGGCGGCGGCTTCGGCGTCAAGACGGCCCCTTACCGCGAGGATGTGCTGGTCGCCTACCTGGCGGTGCGCCTCTCCCGGCCGGTCAAGTGGGTCGCCACGCGGACCGAGGATCTCCTGACCACCAACCACAGCCGCGGCGGCATCGGCGAGGGCGAGCTGGCCGTGACGAAGGACGGCAAGATCGCTGGGCTCAGGGGAAGAGTCGTCTATCCGCTCGGCACGTCGCTCGTCAACAGCGCCGCCGTCCCTCCCTTCAACCACGCGCGGCTGCTCCCCGGGGCGTATGTGATCCCGGCGTGCGAGATTCAGGCGACGGCCGCGTTCACGACGACGGCACCGATCGGCGCCTACCGGGGCGCGGGCCGGCCCGAGGCGGCGTTTCTGATCGAGCGCCTCGTGGACCAGGCGGCCCGGGCGCTCGGGATGGACCCGGTGGAGTTTCGTCGGAAGAACTTCATCCCGCCGGACCGATTCCCATTCAAGACCGCCACAGGCCAGGTCTACGACTCGGGAGACTACGAGCGCGCGATGGACCGGGCTCTCGAGCTCGCGAAGCACCCCGAGCTCAGGCGCCAGCAGGCCGAGGCCCGCGCCCGCGGTGAGCTCGTGGGGATCGGCCTCTCCACCTACGTCGAGCCGTGCGGCCTCGGCTGGGAGAGCGGGAGCATCCACGTCGAGCGGACCGGCGCCGTCACCGCGGTCACGGGCTCGAGCCCCCACGGCCAGGGGCACGAGACCACCTTCGCCCAGGTGGTCGCTGACTTCCTGGGCGTCACGCCAGATGACGTGGTGGTCCGCCACGGCGATACGCAGGCGACGCCTCAGGGCTTCGGGACCTTCGGGAGCCGGAGCGTCTCGCTCGGCGGGGGCGCGCTCGCCAAGGCCGCGATCGAGGTGAGGGAGAAGGGAAGGCGGATCGCCGCCAACCTGCTCGAAGCAGCGCTCGACGACGTGGTGCCGGCCCCGGGCGGCTTCCAGGTGGTCGGGGTGCCCGCCCGCCGGGTGAGCTGGAAGCGAGTCGCCGATGCCGCCTACAAGGGCCAGGCCCTGGCGCCGGGCGACAGTCCCGGCCTCGACGCGACGGTCTTCTTCCAGGCCGAGGGGGAGGTGTGGAGCTTCGGCACCGTCGTCGCTGTCGTGCGGGTGGAGCGCGGAACCGGGAAGATCACGCTCGACAAGCTCGTCTGGGTGGACGATGCCGGAACGATCGTCAACCCGCTCCTTACCGAAGGGCAGATCCACGGGGCCTTCGCCCAGGGCTTCGGCCAGGCCTTCCTCGAGCACGTGATCTACGACGCCGACGGCCAGCTCCTGACCGGGACGCTGATGGAGTACGCGGTCCCCCATGCGGGCGACGTGCCGGAGCCCGTCCTCGACAAGACCGTGACGCCGTCGCCGTGGAACCCGCTGGGCGCCAAGGGGGTGGGGGAAGGCGGCTGTATCGCCGTGCCGCCCGCCATCGTCAACGCGGTCGTGGACGCCCTCGCTCCCTACGGGATCACCCACGTCGACATGCCCCTCACCCCGGAGAAGGTCTGGAGAGTGATCCGACGCGCTTGA
- a CDS encoding KH domain-containing protein: MKELVEFIAKALVDEPDKVQVTEIEGERVTVIELRVAPGDIGKVIGKQGRTARSIRTLLNAAATKLRKRAVLEILE, from the coding sequence ATGAAGGAGCTGGTGGAGTTCATCGCCAAAGCTCTTGTGGACGAGCCGGATAAGGTGCAGGTGACGGAGATCGAGGGGGAGCGGGTCACGGTGATCGAGCTGCGGGTGGCCCCGGGCGACATTGGGAAGGTCATCGGCAAGCAGGGGCGGACGGCCCGGTCCATCCGGACCCTGCTGAACGCGGCCGCCACGAAGCTGAGGAAGCGCGCGGTCCTCGAGATCCTCGAGTGA
- the rpsP gene encoding 30S ribosomal protein S16, which yields MAVRIRLRRTGTTKKPAYRVVVADSRAPRDGRFIEIIGSYNPLTDPPRVDINKEKAAAWLRKGALPSNTVRLLLARVGVTKN from the coding sequence GTGGCGGTTCGCATTCGCCTGAGACGGACCGGGACGACGAAGAAACCCGCCTACCGGGTCGTGGTGGCAGACTCGCGGGCTCCGCGGGACGGCCGGTTCATCGAGATCATCGGCTCCTACAACCCCCTGACCGACCCGCCGCGGGTCGACATCAACAAGGAGAAGGCCGCCGCGTGGCTCAGAAAGGGCGCGCTCCCCTCGAACACGGTCCGCCTGCTCTTGGCCCGGGTAGGAGTGACGAAGAACTGA
- a CDS encoding ribonuclease HII — protein sequence MGRHAVGAPGRPTRSRGYPARREAGYRFEREAWRGGLRHVAGVDEAGRGPLAGPVVAGAVILDPARPIRGLQDSKLLTPSQRAGLFPQILDFSLAVGIGSVDPATIDRINILEATRRAMLEAITNLAVAPDLVLIDAVRLVALPCAQKSVIKGDRRSASIAAASIVAKVTRDRLMIDYDREFPDYGFARHKGYATAAHQAALAQYGPCALHRRSFHGVSLQGELFPGS from the coding sequence ATGGGGCGCCACGCCGTCGGCGCACCCGGGCGACCCACGCGTTCGCGTGGGTACCCCGCCCGCCGGGAGGCCGGCTACCGCTTCGAGCGCGAAGCCTGGCGCGGCGGTCTCCGCCATGTCGCGGGAGTGGACGAGGCGGGGCGCGGTCCCCTCGCCGGACCCGTGGTGGCCGGGGCGGTGATCCTCGATCCGGCGCGTCCGATCCGGGGCCTCCAGGATTCGAAGCTCCTCACCCCATCGCAACGCGCGGGGCTCTTTCCCCAGATCCTCGATTTCTCCCTCGCGGTGGGGATCGGCAGCGTCGATCCGGCGACCATCGACAGGATCAATATCCTGGAGGCCACCCGGCGGGCGATGCTGGAGGCGATCACCAACCTCGCTGTGGCGCCCGATCTCGTCCTGATCGACGCTGTGCGGCTCGTCGCGCTCCCGTGCGCGCAGAAGAGCGTGATCAAGGGCGACCGCCGGTCGGCCTCGATCGCCGCCGCCTCCATCGTGGCCAAGGTCACCCGCGACCGCCTGATGATCGACTACGACCGCGAGTTCCCGGACTACGGCTTCGCCCGCCACAAGGGCTACGCGACGGCGGCGCACCAGGCGGCGCTCGCCCAATACGGGCCCTGCGCTCTGCATCGGCGCTCGTTCCACGGCGTCTCGCTTCAGGGCGAGCTCTTCCCCGGGTCATGA